One genomic segment of Desulfonatronum thioautotrophicum includes these proteins:
- a CDS encoding SPOR domain-containing protein, with protein MAQKRSKSSTTGKKGRRWSFELGLPGAIGVGFIGVLIMAWAFILGILVGRGYHPESVIPDIGRIVSPQEPILSSPRTVLQPEELRFHDTLQERGSQPAPVAPRRPEPPTPSAPPPPRQVAPAQEPPPAPPPAPTVTTPEPRQERFEFVYQVASFQTEPQARALQQQIDAVGLRASVEAGLVDGRQWYRVLVTVRGSQGEADQARARLQGIGIADPFLRAKKSL; from the coding sequence ATGGCGCAAAAACGAAGCAAATCGTCCACTACCGGGAAAAAGGGCAGGCGCTGGAGCTTTGAACTTGGGTTGCCTGGAGCCATTGGTGTGGGATTTATCGGCGTGCTGATCATGGCCTGGGCATTTATCCTGGGGATTCTGGTCGGGCGGGGGTACCATCCGGAGTCGGTGATTCCGGATATCGGGCGGATTGTCAGTCCCCAGGAGCCGATCCTTTCCAGTCCGCGAACCGTGCTGCAACCTGAAGAATTGCGCTTCCACGACACCTTGCAGGAGCGGGGCAGCCAGCCTGCTCCCGTTGCACCGCGCCGACCTGAACCGCCGACACCCAGCGCACCTCCTCCGCCACGACAGGTGGCTCCAGCCCAGGAACCGCCACCCGCACCGCCGCCTGCACCGACGGTCACCACCCCGGAACCGCGGCAGGAGCGCTTTGAATTTGTCTACCAGGTTGCTTCGTTTCAGACCGAACCCCAGGCCAGGGCATTGCAACAGCAGATTGATGCCGTGGGTTTGCGGGCAAGCGTTGAGGCCGGCCTGGTGGATGGGCGGCAGTGGTATCGGGTGCTGGTCACGGTCCGGGGTTCCCAGGGCGAAGCGGACCAGGCCAGGGCGCGACTTCAGGGAATAGGCATCGCCGACCCTTTTCTTCGGGCCAAAAAATCCTTATGA
- a CDS encoding NAD(P)/FAD-dependent oxidoreductase produces MKRFVIIGNGVAANSAAEAVRKLDQAASIVMFSRESHGFIYTPALPELLSGEKAAEKLIIHDPQWYARREIDLRLDCPVHDIDADRRVLITAQGREEPYDMLLLATGGQAFVPPFPGADLPGVCTLRTMADAQRIRAMAGSRRRLVLIGGGLLGLEAGNGLRRAGAQVEVVEVFPRLLPRQTDPQAAKQLQGLLEAMGFAFHLDRKTLEIRETTDGLEVALDNGNRLAADMVLISAGVRPELTFAHRLGLEVGKAVQVDDRMQTSHEEVYAAGDVCEHRGRYYGIWPAAMEQGRVAGVNMGGGTAAYTGTIPSNSLKVAGIALTAFGEIDAEEKHPAMVHQELENGIYRKVVLDEDGLILGGVFLGDEPGSRVALATLNRDRRPDNQLLDLFPGGLIVPSTGGGQG; encoded by the coding sequence ATGAAGCGCTTTGTGATCATCGGCAACGGCGTTGCGGCCAACAGCGCCGCGGAGGCGGTGCGCAAACTAGACCAGGCCGCATCCATCGTCATGTTTTCCCGGGAATCCCACGGATTCATCTACACCCCCGCCTTGCCTGAGCTGTTGTCCGGGGAAAAGGCAGCGGAAAAACTCATCATCCACGACCCGCAGTGGTATGCCCGGCGGGAGATCGACCTGCGGCTGGACTGTCCGGTTCACGATATTGATGCAGACCGACGGGTGTTGATCACGGCCCAGGGCAGGGAAGAACCTTACGACATGTTGCTCCTGGCCACCGGTGGCCAGGCCTTTGTGCCGCCCTTTCCCGGGGCGGACCTCCCGGGCGTGTGCACGCTGCGGACCATGGCCGATGCCCAGCGAATTCGCGCCATGGCCGGATCACGACGACGGCTGGTGCTCATCGGCGGCGGATTACTGGGCCTGGAGGCCGGCAATGGGCTGCGTCGAGCCGGAGCGCAGGTGGAGGTGGTGGAAGTGTTTCCCCGCCTGCTGCCTCGGCAAACCGATCCACAGGCCGCGAAGCAGCTGCAAGGGCTTTTGGAGGCCATGGGCTTTGCCTTTCACTTGGACCGCAAGACATTGGAAATCCGCGAAACCACCGATGGCCTGGAAGTGGCTCTGGACAACGGGAACCGACTGGCAGCAGACATGGTTTTGATTTCCGCAGGTGTTCGGCCGGAGCTCACATTCGCCCATCGCCTTGGACTGGAGGTGGGCAAGGCCGTCCAAGTGGATGACCGGATGCAGACCTCGCACGAGGAGGTGTACGCTGCCGGAGATGTCTGCGAGCATCGGGGGCGCTATTACGGTATCTGGCCGGCTGCCATGGAGCAGGGCAGGGTAGCCGGTGTGAACATGGGCGGCGGGACGGCGGCATATACGGGCACGATACCAAGCAACTCCCTGAAAGTGGCCGGAATCGCCCTGACCGCTTTTGGCGAGATTGACGCGGAGGAAAAACATCCGGCCATGGTTCATCAGGAGTTGGAGAACGGGATCTACCGCAAGGTGGTTCTGGATGAAGACGGGTTGATTCTCGGCGGGGTATTTCTCGGAGATGAGCCAGGGAGCCGGGTTGCCCTGGCCACCCTCAACCGGGACCGGAGGCCCGACAACCAACTGCTGGATCTTTTTCCCGGGGGACTAATCGTGCCTTCAACGGGCGGTGGCCAGGGGTGA
- a CDS encoding deoxyhypusine synthase family protein yields MNIRRIDTLRNGEEDGLTPLKTLDLDAVEDFDELVTAMSRTAFGGRCLGEALDVLEAMVADPDCLVVGTFSGAMTVAKMGKVLCRMIDNGWLDIVVSTGALMAHGFIESIGLRHYKYEAHRMNDAALFEKGYNRVYDTLEPEANFMQAERVIARVMEEVAEDTHLSSETLCRAIGRHLTEHYEGSGILKSAFVHNVPVYIPAFTDSELALDVASYMLRNHPEWQSLDIDDPARLPFQFNPFLDLFSYTKRILAAKRIGIFTIGGGVPRNWAQQVGPFLEILSQRVEDMKTTARRFHYAVRICPEPVHWGGLSGCTYQEGISWGKFVAPQDGGRHAEVPSDATLVWPLLIKALEQRLAKNATEQKNMQPENPSGGRQP; encoded by the coding sequence ATGAATATTCGACGCATCGACACCTTGCGCAATGGCGAGGAAGACGGACTGACACCGCTGAAGACCCTGGACTTGGATGCTGTGGAGGACTTTGACGAGTTGGTGACGGCCATGTCCCGCACCGCCTTCGGGGGCAGATGTCTGGGAGAAGCCCTGGATGTCCTGGAAGCCATGGTCGCTGACCCGGACTGTCTCGTTGTCGGTACCTTTTCCGGGGCAATGACCGTGGCCAAGATGGGCAAAGTGCTCTGTCGAATGATCGACAACGGCTGGCTGGACATTGTCGTCTCCACCGGGGCATTGATGGCCCACGGCTTCATCGAGTCCATCGGGCTACGGCACTACAAATACGAAGCGCATCGGATGAACGATGCCGCGCTTTTTGAAAAAGGCTACAATCGGGTCTATGACACCCTGGAACCGGAAGCCAATTTCATGCAGGCCGAACGGGTTATCGCCCGGGTGATGGAGGAAGTGGCCGAGGATACCCACCTCAGCTCGGAAACTCTTTGCCGGGCCATTGGTCGGCATTTGACCGAACACTACGAGGGCTCGGGGATATTGAAGAGCGCATTTGTCCACAATGTTCCGGTTTACATCCCGGCCTTCACGGACTCGGAACTGGCTTTGGACGTGGCCTCGTATATGCTGCGCAACCATCCGGAGTGGCAGTCTCTGGACATTGATGACCCGGCCCGACTTCCATTTCAGTTCAACCCTTTTCTGGATCTGTTCAGTTACACCAAGCGCATCCTGGCGGCCAAGCGCATCGGGATATTCACCATCGGCGGCGGAGTGCCCCGGAATTGGGCCCAACAGGTCGGACCATTTCTGGAAATCCTCAGCCAGCGTGTGGAAGACATGAAAACCACGGCCCGGCGATTTCACTATGCCGTGCGCATCTGTCCCGAACCCGTGCACTGGGGGGGCTTGAGCGGCTGCACCTATCAGGAGGGTATTTCCTGGGGCAAGTTCGTCGCTCCCCAGGACGGCGGGCGGCACGCGGAGGTGCCCAGTGACGCGACTCTGGTCTGGCCTCTGCTGATCAAGGCGCTGGAACAGCGCCTGGCCAAGAACGCAACCGAGCAGAAGAACATGCAACCGGAGAATCCTTCCGGCGGGAGGCAGCCATGA
- the argS gene encoding arginine--tRNA ligase: MRAQTYLRELLKPFLDEYGLQWTAGTTLEPPRDKRFGDLATNMAFTLSKTAGKNPRQICQDMEQRLKLLGDPRLAMVETAGPGFLNFTLAPAFWQQGILVILEQGDLYGQSDLGGGRRVQVEFVSANPTGPLHIGHGRGAALGDSLARILRFMGHSVTTEYYLNDAGRQMRLLGASVLARYQELLGQHVVFPEDGYKGDYIRGLAQGLLDRDGERLAEWPEQEALDRAREYAMDRILAGIRQDLQDFRVEHQVWFSESDLIREGAVERTLEQLRMDGLAYDQDGALWFASTRYGDDKDRVLRKSDGSLTYLASDIAYHADKFARGFDLVVDIWGADHHGYVGRMKAAAQALGRVPEDLQVILVQLVNLLRAGEQIAMSTRAGEFETLADVCAEVGTDAARFIFLSRKSDSHLDFDLELVKRQTMDNPVYYVQYAHARIHSLLAKAAETGVDLLQPTPEILALLDGEADLELLKSLDQFGDVLVSASATLSPHHLSHYLLDLAGKLHRYYTTHPVLAAGSPELVQARLAMCRAVAQVLRSGLDLLGVAAPQKM; encoded by the coding sequence ATGCGCGCACAAACCTATTTACGGGAATTGCTGAAGCCTTTTCTGGACGAGTACGGGCTGCAGTGGACAGCAGGAACGACTCTTGAGCCTCCGCGCGATAAGCGCTTTGGTGACTTGGCCACGAACATGGCCTTTACCCTGTCCAAAACCGCGGGGAAGAATCCCCGACAGATCTGCCAGGATATGGAGCAGCGCCTGAAGCTGCTTGGTGATCCCCGACTGGCCATGGTGGAGACGGCGGGACCGGGGTTCCTGAATTTCACATTGGCTCCGGCCTTCTGGCAGCAGGGCATCCTGGTGATTCTGGAGCAGGGGGACCTGTACGGTCAGTCCGACTTGGGCGGCGGACGGCGGGTGCAGGTGGAATTTGTTTCCGCCAACCCCACAGGGCCACTGCACATCGGTCATGGACGCGGGGCCGCCCTGGGGGACAGTCTGGCTCGGATTCTGCGGTTCATGGGACACAGCGTTACCACGGAATACTATCTCAACGATGCTGGTCGGCAGATGCGGCTTCTGGGCGCATCGGTCCTGGCCCGATACCAGGAACTGCTTGGTCAACATGTGGTTTTTCCGGAGGATGGTTACAAGGGAGACTATATCCGGGGGCTTGCCCAAGGGTTGCTGGACCGAGACGGGGAACGATTGGCGGAATGGCCGGAGCAGGAAGCCCTGGATAGGGCCCGTGAATACGCCATGGATCGCATCCTGGCCGGAATCCGTCAGGATCTTCAGGACTTTCGGGTTGAGCACCAGGTCTGGTTTTCCGAATCCGACCTGATCCGTGAAGGGGCCGTGGAGCGAACCCTGGAGCAGTTGCGGATGGATGGATTGGCCTATGACCAAGATGGGGCGCTTTGGTTTGCCAGTACCCGGTATGGCGACGACAAGGACCGGGTGCTTCGCAAGTCTGATGGCTCCCTGACCTACCTGGCCTCGGACATCGCCTATCATGCGGACAAGTTCGCCCGTGGATTTGATCTGGTGGTGGACATCTGGGGAGCTGATCATCACGGGTATGTCGGCCGGATGAAGGCCGCGGCTCAAGCCTTGGGGCGGGTTCCGGAAGATCTCCAGGTTATTTTGGTCCAATTGGTCAATCTGCTTCGAGCCGGGGAGCAGATCGCCATGTCCACTCGGGCCGGTGAATTTGAAACCCTGGCTGATGTCTGCGCCGAGGTGGGCACGGATGCAGCCCGGTTCATCTTTCTCAGCCGCAAAAGCGACAGCCACCTTGATTTCGACCTGGAGTTGGTCAAGCGACAAACCATGGACAACCCGGTCTACTATGTTCAGTACGCCCATGCCCGGATCCATTCCCTGCTGGCCAAAGCCGCGGAAACCGGGGTGGATCTGCTGCAGCCGACGCCGGAAATCCTGGCCCTGCTGGACGGGGAAGCCGATCTGGAGCTGCTCAAGTCCCTGGATCAGTTCGGAGACGTCCTGGTTTCCGCCTCGGCTACCCTGAGCCCGCACCATCTCAGCCATTATCTGTTGGATCTGGCCGGAAAACTGCATCGCTACTACACAACCCATCCGGTGTTGGCCGCAGGCTCTCCGGAACTGGTTCAGGCCCGGCTGGCAATGTGCCGGGCCGTGGCCCAGGTGTTGCGCAGTGGCCTGGATCTGCTGGGTGTTGCAGCCCCGCAGAAGATGTAA
- a CDS encoding pyruvoyl-dependent arginine decarboxylase, translating to MINFVPRQAFFTKGIGRHKNKLQSFELALRDAGIEKLNLVYVSSIFPPNCKMVSVDEGVKQLSPGQITFCVMARNATNEKGRLVGSAVGMAFPASKEHYGYISEHTAFGADEQELGDFAEDLASTMLATTQGVDFNPETAYDERRQIYLMSGKIIDSASAPVVTTGQAGVWTTTVSAAVFLP from the coding sequence ATGATCAATTTCGTACCGCGGCAGGCGTTTTTCACCAAGGGTATCGGTCGGCACAAGAACAAGCTCCAGTCTTTCGAGCTGGCCTTGCGCGATGCCGGAATCGAGAAGCTGAATCTCGTCTATGTGTCCAGTATTTTTCCGCCAAACTGTAAAATGGTCAGTGTGGATGAAGGCGTGAAGCAGCTCAGTCCAGGGCAGATCACCTTTTGCGTGATGGCTCGCAACGCGACCAACGAGAAGGGCCGTTTGGTCGGCTCGGCCGTGGGCATGGCCTTCCCGGCCAGCAAGGAGCATTACGGCTACATTTCCGAACATACCGCCTTTGGAGCCGACGAACAGGAATTGGGCGATTTTGCCGAGGACCTGGCCTCCACCATGCTGGCCACCACCCAGGGCGTGGACTTTAACCCGGAAACGGCCTACGACGAGCGCAGACAGATCTATCTCATGAGCGGAAAAATCATCGATTCCGCCTCGGCGCCCGTCGTGACTACCGGCCAAGCCGGTGTGTGGACCACCACGGTTTCCGCCGCGGTGTTTCTTCCCTGA
- a CDS encoding hybrid sensor histidine kinase/response regulator, whose product MIAGKGTFPQKDAQGLPMTDQPPIYFDVSVLCVEDEPLTLEYLTTLLRPHVREIFSAKDGQEGFFEFARSRPDIVLTDMEMPRMDGLEMGQAIRSLSSASQIILITGLDDPAVLKRGIQLKADGFLSKPISFQDLLGSLERCTEAILVQREVLAQRRLRELILNSLPFPLALLNTVSFETLFANSEAQRQGIAPHEPAVGPFFPEPVRREIQESMALAEKLERMTTPTQIHVAEQTWEVCVTPVAPETSLYVAVDITAREQLESLKADVERLTRHDLKGPLGGIIGLTDMLLHQSGAAQNTLDWVDTLGMIRDSGHAMLHQINLSLDLFNMEQGTYILSPMPIDIPALIRETLPQIEQHIRMRQLQVDIRIDGRPMTGDERFFVLGEKLLCLSMLSNLLKNAAEASSQGGTITFNLHALANDAQISLHNSLPVPAAIRNRFFEKYVTAGKRHGTGLGAYSAALIAKTLGGTISMDSSEEQGTTITVVLPRPPVQPS is encoded by the coding sequence ATGATCGCCGGAAAAGGTACCTTTCCCCAAAAGGACGCCCAAGGCTTGCCCATGACGGACCAACCGCCGATATATTTTGACGTTTCTGTGCTCTGCGTCGAGGACGAGCCGCTGACTCTGGAGTACCTGACCACGTTGCTGCGCCCCCACGTGCGGGAGATCTTCAGTGCCAAGGACGGCCAGGAAGGATTTTTTGAATTTGCCCGCAGCCGCCCGGACATTGTGCTCACGGACATGGAAATGCCCCGCATGGACGGTTTGGAAATGGGGCAGGCCATTCGGTCCCTGTCCTCCGCCTCCCAGATCATCCTGATCACCGGGCTGGATGATCCGGCCGTTCTCAAGCGCGGCATTCAGCTCAAAGCTGACGGGTTTCTCTCCAAACCCATCTCCTTCCAGGACCTGCTGGGCAGTTTGGAACGATGTACCGAAGCAATTCTCGTCCAGCGCGAAGTACTGGCGCAACGCCGGCTGCGCGAACTCATCCTGAACAGCCTGCCCTTCCCCCTGGCGTTGCTGAATACCGTTTCCTTTGAGACGCTTTTCGCCAATTCCGAAGCCCAACGCCAAGGCATTGCCCCCCATGAACCAGCCGTCGGTCCCTTCTTTCCCGAGCCGGTCCGCCGGGAAATTCAGGAGTCCATGGCCCTGGCCGAAAAACTGGAGCGTATGACGACCCCGACGCAAATCCATGTCGCCGAACAAACTTGGGAGGTGTGCGTCACACCGGTGGCTCCGGAAACCTCGCTGTATGTGGCCGTGGATATCACGGCTCGCGAGCAGCTGGAATCCCTCAAGGCGGACGTGGAAAGGCTGACCAGACACGATCTGAAAGGCCCGCTCGGAGGGATTATCGGTTTGACGGACATGCTGCTGCACCAGTCCGGGGCGGCCCAAAACACGTTGGACTGGGTGGACACGCTAGGCATGATCCGCGATTCCGGGCATGCCATGCTCCACCAGATCAATCTCTCCCTGGATCTGTTCAACATGGAGCAGGGCACCTACATTTTGTCCCCGATGCCCATAGATATCCCGGCACTGATCCGGGAAACACTGCCACAAATTGAACAGCACATCCGGATGCGCCAGTTACAGGTGGACATCCGCATTGACGGGCGACCCATGACAGGCGATGAACGTTTTTTTGTCCTTGGAGAAAAACTGCTCTGCCTTTCGATGCTCTCCAACCTGCTCAAGAACGCTGCCGAGGCCTCGTCTCAAGGCGGCACCATCACCTTCAACCTGCACGCCTTGGCCAACGACGCGCAAATCTCCCTCCACAACAGCTTGCCGGTTCCGGCGGCCATCCGCAATCGCTTCTTCGAGAAGTACGTCACGGCGGGCAAACGCCATGGCACCGGCCTCGGTGCCTACTCCGCAGCCCTGATTGCCAAAACCCTGGGGGGAACCATCTCCATGGACTCTTCCGAGGAACAGGGCACGACCATCACCGTGGTCCTGCCCCGGCCGCCGGTCCAGCCGTCCTGA